In Nitrosarchaeum sp., the following proteins share a genomic window:
- a CDS encoding AAA family ATPase, with product MTKVTLNDLGVYRGRNEFDFKTTPECPVILCGGTNGAGKTTLFESIMLCLYGQNSFEQKITLKQYHASILRSIHRYLGTK from the coding sequence TTGACAAAAGTCACACTGAATGATCTTGGCGTCTATCGAGGACGCAATGAGTTTGATTTTAAAACAACACCTGAATGTCCTGTCATTTTATGTGGGGGAACAAATGGTGCAGGAAAAACGACTCTCTTTGAATCCATCATGCTATGTTTGTATGGTCAGAACTCTTTTGAGCAAAAAATCACTCTCAAACAATACCATGCATCAATTTTGAGGTCCATTCATCGATATTTAGGCACAAAA